In Mycolicibacterium gadium, the genomic window CTTCTACGACTTCTTGCTCGCCGAGATTCCGGCCCTGCTGGAACGGTGGCGTGCAAAGTAGGCGCCCGCGAGGATTTGTCGGATAGCTTTGAGCCTCGTGATCATCGAACGGCAGAACATCGTCGATGCGCCCGTCGAGCGGGTGTGGGCCCGTGTGGTCACACCCGAGGGCATCAATGACGAACTGCGGCCGTGGATGACGATGTCGATGCCGCGCGGCGCGAAAGACCACACCGTGGAGACCGTGCCCATCGGAACCCCGATCGGTCGCTGCTGGATGCGACTGTTCGGCGTGTTGCCATTCGACTACGACAACCTGATGATCGCTGAACTACGGCCGGGCCGCGGATTCGACGAGCAGTCGACGATGCTGTCCATGCGCAGCTGGCGCCACGAACGCACGCTGCATCCCGATGGGGACACGAAAACCGTTGTGCGAGATCGTCTCACCTTCGAGCTGCGCACTCCCCTGCGGGTGCTGACACCTGTAATCGGCGCCGGGATTCGCGCGCTGTTCGGACATCGACAGCGACGGCTGCAGCGGTATTTCGATAGCTGATCGGCTCGCGGCCCGGAGCATGGCAGCGGCGTCAGCGTGTCAGCACGGCGACGCATTCGACGTGGTGAGTCAAGGGGAACGAGTCGAACACCCGCAGATCTTCGACGGCGTATCCGTGGCCGCGGTACAGCCCGATGTCGCGGGCGAACGAGGCGGCCTCACAACCGATGTGAATCACCCTCGGCACCTCGGCGTCGGCCAGCAGGTCGATCACCTCGCGGCCGGCTCCCGTTCTCGGCGGGTCCAGCACCGCGACGTCGGCTCTCCCCCGCTGACCGGTCAACGCCCTTCTCACGGAGTCGGTGACGACGGAGACCCATCCCAGGTCGGCCAACGCCGCGCGCGCCGAGCGTGACGCCCCGCGCGACGTGTCGACGGTCAGGACCCTCCCGGTGTCGCCGACGGCCTGCGCCAGCGTCGCCGCGAAAATCCCTGCCCCGCCGTACAAATCCCATGCCGTCATGCCCGGGCGCAGTTGAGCCCATTCGGTCACCAGCTCGGTGTAGACCCGCGGGGCGTCGCGGTGCGCCTGCCAGAACGCGGTCACCGGTACCCGCCACACGCGGTCCCCGACGCGCTGCACCGCCTCGTACTCGCCTTCGATGGCGTGCGTGGCGGACTTGCGGCCCTCACGCGGACCCGACTGCACGACGTGGCGGTCACCATCGTCGTCGACGGCGACGTGGACATGGGCACCGTGCGGCCAGACCCAGTCGTTGACACCGTCGAGCATGCCCGCCGGCAGCTGCGCACAATCGAGATCGGTGACCAGCTCGGCGCTGTGGTAGCGATGAAATCCCGCCTTGCCCCGCGCAGAGGTGTCCAATCGCACGCGGGTTCGCCAACCGGTGACCCCGCCCTGACCCACCGGCTCGGCCACCGCGACGGCCTCGTCGCGCCATGCATATCCGCCCAGCCGCACCAGCTGATTGGCGACGACCGCACCCTTCAGCCGCCGCGCCGCAGCCGGATCGGCAAAAGCCAGATCGCAACATCCGGCACCGTCCACCCCGGCGATCGGGCAGATCGAGGCGACCCGGTCGGCAGACGGATCGATGACCTCGACAACGTCGGCGTGCCAATATGATCCGCGATCCGAGGCGCCGTCCCTGATCCGGACGCGGACGGTCTCACCGGGCAACGCGTAGCGCACAAACACCACCCGCCCTTCATGGCGCGCGACACAACTGCCGCCGTTGGCAGGCGGCCCCACGGTCAAGGTGAGTTCGGTCGGCGAGCCGGGTGGCCCGCCGACCCTTTCGTCGCCGCTCAATCCAGAAAGCCCCTGCGTGCGTCGCCGGGAGCGGACTGTGGCGCCAGCGTTTTCAGGCGCTCCGACGAACTTAATTGCCACGGAACCGATGTCACCATCACGTTAGGCTCGAACAACAGCCTGCCCTTGAGTCGTAGCGCGCTCTGGTTGTGCAACACCTGCTCCCACCAGTGGCCGACCACGTACTCGGGGATGAACACCGTCACGACGGTGCGCGGTGACTCCTTGCTGACCCGCTTGACGTAGTCGAGCACGGGGCGGGTGATCTCTCGGTACGGCGAGGCGATCACCTTCAACGGCGTGCTGATGTCGCTGCCCTCCCATTTGTGCACCAGCGCACGCGTCTCAGCGTCGTCGACGCTGACCGTGATCGCCTCGAGTACGTCGGGGCGGGTGGCCCTGGCATAGGCCAGTGCCCGCATGGTCGGCAGGTGCAGCTTGGATACCAGCACGATCGCATGGTTGCGACTCGGCAACACCATGCCGTCGGCCTCTTCGGCCTCTTGCGCCTCCAGTTCGCGCGCCACGGTGTTGTAGTGCTTGTGAATGGCTTTCATGATCACGAACAAACCACCCATCGCAAGAATGGCGATCCAGGCACCGACGAGGAACTTCGTCACCACGACGATGATCAGAACCGTTCCCGTGCAGAGCAACCCGATGAAGTTGATGATTCGGGAACGCTTCATCTCGGCACGGGCGGAGGGCTCGGTCTCGGTGCGCAACAGCCGCGTCCAGTGGCGCACCATCCCAATCTGGCTGAGGGTGAAGGATACGAAGACCCCGACGATATACAACTGAATGAGCGCGGTGACCTCGGCCCGGAACGCGACGATGAATGCGATGG contains:
- a CDS encoding class I SAM-dependent RNA methyltransferase — encoded protein: MSGDERVGGPPGSPTELTLTVGPPANGGSCVARHEGRVVFVRYALPGETVRVRIRDGASDRGSYWHADVVEVIDPSADRVASICPIAGVDGAGCCDLAFADPAAARRLKGAVVANQLVRLGGYAWRDEAVAVAEPVGQGGVTGWRTRVRLDTSARGKAGFHRYHSAELVTDLDCAQLPAGMLDGVNDWVWPHGAHVHVAVDDDGDRHVVQSGPREGRKSATHAIEGEYEAVQRVGDRVWRVPVTAFWQAHRDAPRVYTELVTEWAQLRPGMTAWDLYGGAGIFAATLAQAVGDTGRVLTVDTSRGASRSARAALADLGWVSVVTDSVRRALTGQRGRADVAVLDPPRTGAGREVIDLLADAEVPRVIHIGCEAASFARDIGLYRGHGYAVEDLRVFDSFPLTHHVECVAVLTR